In a genomic window of Glycine soja cultivar W05 unplaced genomic scaffold, ASM419377v2 tig00009528_1_pilon, whole genome shotgun sequence:
- the LOC114404224 gene encoding isoflavone 2'-hydroxylase-like, with product MTVITMSPFLSYSLLSLVFFFTLKYLFQRSRKVRNLPPGPTPLPIIGNLNLVEQPIHRFFHRMSQKYGNIISLWFGSRLVVVVSSPTAYQECFTKHDVTLANRVRSLSGKYIFYDNTTVGSCSHGEHWRNLRRITSLDVLSTQRVHSFSGIRSDETKRLIHRLARDSGKDFARVEMTSKFADLTYNNIMRMISGKRFYGEESELNNVEEAKEFRDTVNEMLQLMGLANKGDHLPFLRWFDFQNVEKRLKNISKRYDTILNKILDENRNNKDRENSMIGHLLKLQETQPDYYTDQIIKGLALAMLFGGTDSSTGTLEWALSNLVNDPEVLQKARDELDAQVGPDRLLNESDLPKLPYLRKIVLETLRLYPPAPILIPHVASEDINIEGFNVPRDTIVIINGWAMQRDPKIWKDATSFKPERFDEEGEEKKLVAFGMGRRACPGEPMAMQSVSYTLGLMIQCFDWKRVSEKKLDMTENNWITLSRLIPLEAMCKARPLASKVESY from the exons ATGACAGTAATAACAATGTCTCCTTTCTTATCTTACTCTCTTCTTTCCCTCGTGTTCTTCTTCACTCTCAAGTACCTTTTCCAAAGAAGCAGAAAAGTACGAAACCTGCCACCTGGTCCGACTCCTCTTCCTATAATCGGCAACCTTAACCTCGTTGAACAACCTATACACCGTTTCTTCCACCGCATGTCCCAAAAATATGGAAACATCATATCCCTTTGGTTTGGGTCACGTCTTGTTGTGGTTGTTTCATCACCCACAGCGTACCAAGAATGTTTCACCAAACATGATGTTACCTTGGCCAACAGGGTACGCTCCCTCTCGGGAAAATACATATTCTACGACAACACCACCGTAGGGTCTTGCTCCCACGGCGAGCACTGGCGCAACCTCCGCCGCATAACCTCTCTCGACGTTCTATCGACGCAGCGCGTCCACTCCTTCTCCGGAATCCGGAGCGACGAGACGAAGAGGTTGATACACAGGCTGGCCAGGGACTCCGGGAAAGATTTTGCGCGCGTGGAGATGACCTCCAAGTTTGCTGACTTGACGTACAACAACATCATGAGGATGATTTCGGGGAAGCGGTTTTACGGAGAAGAGAGTGAACTTAACAACGTTGAGGAAGCGAAGGAGTTCAGAGACACTGTGAATGAGATGCTGCAACTCATGGGGTTGGCTAACAAGGGAGATCACTTACCTTTCCTAAGGTGGTTCGATTTTCAGAACGTGGAGAAGAGGTTGAAGAATATCAGTAAGAGGTATGATACCATCTTGAATAAGATCCTTGATGAGAACCGTAACAACAAGGACCGCGAGAATTCCATGATTGGTCATCTCCTCAAACTGCAAGAGACACAGCCTGACTATTATACCGACCAAATCATCAAAGGCCTTGCTTTG GCTATGCTCTTTGGCGGAACAGACTCGTCAACTGGAACTTTAGAGTGGGCATTATCTAATTTAGTGAATGACCCAGAGGTGCTGCAGAAGGCAAGAGATGAGTTGGACGCTCAAGTAGGACCAGATCGGCTGTTAAATGAGTCAGACCTTCCAAAACTTCCTTATCTCAGGAAGATAGTTCTTGAAACACTTAGGTTGTACCCTCCGGCTCCAATTCTAATACCACACGTGGCTTCAGAAGACATCAATATCGAAGGATTCAATGTTCCACGAGACACAATTGTGATTATTAATGGTTGGGCCATGCAAAGAGATCCTAAGATATGGAAAGATGCGACAAGCTTTAAACCTGAGAGGTTTGATGAAGAAGGAGAGGAGAAGAAGTTGGTAGCATTTGGTATGGGAAGAAGGGCTTGCCCAGGAGAACCCATGGCTATGCAAAGTGTTAGCTATACTTTGGGATTAATGATTCAATGTTTTGACTGGAAACGAGTAAGTGAGAAGAAGCTTGATATGACAGAGAATAATTGGATCACCTTGTCAAGGTTAATTCCATTGGAGGCTATGTGTAAAGCCCGCCCACTCGCCAGCAAAGTTGAAAGttattaa